One window from the genome of Cricetulus griseus strain 17A/GY chromosome 2, alternate assembly CriGri-PICRH-1.0, whole genome shotgun sequence encodes:
- the Leprot gene encoding leptin receptor gene-related protein isoform X2 produces MLGCALEDYGVYWPLFVLIFYVISPIPYFIAKRVTYDSDATSSACRELAYFFTTGIVVSAFGFPVILARVAVIKWGACGLVLAGNAVIFLTIQGFFLVFGRGDDFSWEQW; encoded by the exons ATGCTGGGATGTGCCTTGGAGGACTATGG CGTTTACTGGCCTCTGTTCGTCTTGATCTTCTACGTCATTTCCCCCATCCCCTACTTCATTGCCAAAAGGGTCACCTATGACTCCGATGCGACCAGCAGTGCCTGTCGGGAACTGGCATATTTCTTCACTACTGGGATTGTTGTTTCTGCCTTTGGATTTCCTGTTATTCTTGCTCGTGTGGCTGTG ATCAAGTGGGGAGCCTGTGGCCTTGTGCTGGCTGGCAATGCTGTCATTTTTCTCACAATTCAAGGCTTTTTCCTCGTCTTTGGAAGAGGAGATGACTTCAGTTGGGAACAGTGGTAG
- the Leprot gene encoding leptin receptor gene-related protein isoform X1 produces the protein MAGVKALVALSFSGAIGLTFLMLGCALEDYGVYWPLFVLIFYVISPIPYFIAKRVTYDSDATSSACRELAYFFTTGIVVSAFGFPVILARVAVIKWGACGLVLAGNAVIFLTIQGFFLVFGRGDDFSWEQW, from the exons ATGGCGGGCGTTAAAG CTCTGGTGGCACTATCCTTCAGCGGGGCTATTGGGCTGACTTTTCTTATGCTGGGATGTGCCTTGGAGGACTATGG CGTTTACTGGCCTCTGTTCGTCTTGATCTTCTACGTCATTTCCCCCATCCCCTACTTCATTGCCAAAAGGGTCACCTATGACTCCGATGCGACCAGCAGTGCCTGTCGGGAACTGGCATATTTCTTCACTACTGGGATTGTTGTTTCTGCCTTTGGATTTCCTGTTATTCTTGCTCGTGTGGCTGTG ATCAAGTGGGGAGCCTGTGGCCTTGTGCTGGCTGGCAATGCTGTCATTTTTCTCACAATTCAAGGCTTTTTCCTCGTCTTTGGAAGAGGAGATGACTTCAGTTGGGAACAGTGGTAG